A window of Hemibagrus wyckioides isolate EC202008001 linkage group LG03, SWU_Hwy_1.0, whole genome shotgun sequence contains these coding sequences:
- the lhcgr gene encoding lutropin-choriogonadotropic hormone receptor isoform X2, whose translation MRQEYWDSSLSLDTMNTPRVHLQSSVHQLQIFQRSISNTGIVVFPDLSAIVSLEADFMLDICDNLHLQSIPSNAFIGMTTEDTTMNLYNNGFREIHKHAFNGTKIDKLTLKNNRKLQIIHRDAFVGAFGPAVLDVSSTALETLPSHGLQSVLMLVARSAFLLKRLPPLNSLESLREAHLTYPSHCCALLSWDTHRESPSSAQRNGSSYCEHQSPLDTGSEKEAFYPDLLDPLSEASFGNVDFEYPDFCQTRPALQCSPEADAFNPCEDIAGFGFLRVAIWFINILAIAGNLTVLLVLFASRCKLTVPRFLMCHLAFADFCIGVYLLMIAIVDLRTRGYYSQHAIEWQTGVGCNIAGFLSVFGGELSIYTLSTITIERWYTITHAMQLERRLALPHAAAIMAAGWLLCLGMALLPIVGISSYSKVSMCLPMDIETPLAQAYVILLLLFNVVAFLVICGCYMRIYMVVRHPEVPGRAADAKIAKRMAVLIFTDFLCMAPISFFAISAAFKVPLITVTNSKILLVLFYPINSCANPFLYAIFTKAFRKDTCILLSSMGCCESKANMYRMKTYCSENTAKMMSSSVTKGPHTTMWLSSFPHQKCQLQIDGLQKDSCGEQLT comes from the exons ATGAGGCAGGAATACTGGGATTCCAGTCTATCACTGGACACCATGAACACGCCTAGAGTCCATTTACAGTCATCAGTCCACCAACTGCAAATTTTTCAGAG GAGCATCTCCAACACCGGGATAGTTGTGTTTCCCGACTTGTCAGCCATCGTGTCTCTTGAAGCAGATTTCATGCT cGATATCTGTGACAATCTCCACTTGCAGTCAATCCCATCAAATGCCTTCATTGGAATGACAACTGAAGACACAACAAT GAATCTGTATAACAATGGCTTCAGGGAAATACACAAGCATGCCTTCAATGGGACAAAAATAGATAAACT AACCTTGAAGAATAACCGCAAGCTCCAAATAATCCACAGGGATGCTTTTGTAGGAGCTTTTGGCCcagctgtatt AGATGTGTCCTCCACTGCTCTGGAGACGTTGCCATCTCATGGCCTGCAGTCTGTGTTGATGCTGGTAGCTCGCTCAGCATTTTTGCTAAAGAGATTGCCTCCTTTAAACAGTTTGGAGAGCTTAAGAGAAGCTCATCTCACCTACCCGAGCCATTGCTGCGCTTTACTCAGCTGGGACACACACAG AGAGTCTCCGTCTTCAGCACAGAGAAATGGATCTTCATACTGTGAACACCAGAGTCCGTTAGATAC GGGCTCTGAAAAAGAGGCTTTCTATCCTGACCTGCTGGATCCACTATCTGAAGCCAGTTTTGGCAATGTGGACTTTGAGTACCCGGATTTTTGTCAAACCAGACCAGCCCTCCAGTGCAGCCCAGAGGCAGATGCCTTcaacccatgtgaggatattGCTGGGTTCGGGTTCCTCCGTGTAGCCATCTGGTTCATCAACATCCTGGCAATTGCTGGCAACCTGACAGTTCTTCTTGTGTTATTTGCCAGCCGCTGTAAACTCACTGTGCCACGCTTCCTCATGTGTCACCTGGCCTTTGCCGACTTCTGCATTGGTGTGTACCTCCTCATGATTGCCATCGTGGACCTGCGGACACGCGGCTACTATAGCCAGCATGCTATCGAATGGCAGACAGGAGTGGGCTGTAACATTGCAGGTTTCCTTTCTGTCTTTGGCGGAGAACTGTCCATCTACACACTGTCTACGATCACCATAGAACGTTGGTACACCATCACCCATGCCATGCAGCTGGAGCGCCGACTTGCTCTGCCCCATGCTGCTGCAATAATGGCTGCAGGCTGGCTGCTCTGCCTGGGCATGGCACTACTTCCAATCGTTGGCATAAGCAGTTACAGCAAGGTCAGCATGTGTCTTCCCATGGACATTGAAACACCTCTAGCCCAGGCTTATGTTATTCTTCTGCTGCTTTTCAATGTTGTGGCTTTTCTAGTTATTTGTGGTTGCTATATGCGGATCTACATGGTTGTGCGCCACCCCGAAGTGCCTGGGCGTGCTGCCGATGCCAAAATAGCCAAACGAATGGCCGTGCTTATCTTTACGGACTTTCTTTGCATGGCACCAATCTCTTTCTTTGCCATCTCGGCTGCCTTTAAGGTGCCCCTCATTACAGTCACCAACTCCAAGATCCTGCTGGTGCTCTTCTATCCGATCAACTCCTGTGCCAACCCGTTCCTCTATGCCATCTTCACCAAGGCCTTCAGGAAAGACACCTGCATTCTGCTAAGCTCCATGGGCTGCTGTGAGAGCAAAGCCAACATGTACCGCATGAAGACCTACTGCTCTGAAAACACTGCAAAAATGATGAGTTCCTCAGTCACAAAGGGACCTCACACTACCATGTGGTTGTCCAGCTTTCCTCATCAAAAGTGCCAGCTACAGATAGACGGGTTACAGAAAGATAGCTGTGGAGAACAGCTCACATAA